The genomic window AGTCGGTGAATACAAATAGCAACGGAAAGCAATCTGGAAATCTAATCGACTCGTCGTTTAAAAGCGGAGCAAGCGAGGAGCCCCCGCAGTGTGAGACGGACAGGTTCGACCGTCTGTCCCCAGAGGGCGCCAAAGGGGGCTCTTCGTTAGACCCGCCAGAAGGGAGCCTGGGTTTGAATGTCGACGCCAACTCTGGCACCTCGTCTTGCCGACAGCCGGAGAAGGTGTCTGACGCCGCGGACAAGAAACCCGAATCCGGCCCGGAGAACCAGAGCGCCTTGGGGAAGCTCCAGGCGGCGGTGAAGACCATGGAGCAGCTGTATGTGTTTGACCACAACGAGTGGAAAAGGAAGAGCGAACCGAGGCCTCTGGCAGCCGCGCGCGAAGAATTGGAACGCAGCCGACCGGCAGGGAGCAAGGAGGAGCGGGCGGGCCGCGGCTTCCACCACGTGACCCCGTCAGCGTTCCGGGACTCCCCCCGGGCCCACGACTCCGGGTAccacagaggggaggagagggacctCCCCAAGCCCTTCCTGCATCAGCATCCTGGTAGCCACGACGACCGACTCGGGTTCAAACCCATCCAGGCGTCGCAGGGCAAGAGCGCGTACGACTTCGGCGGCGCCAAGAAAACCCCGGAAAACCCCGGGAGCGTCAGGGCGTTCCCGCAGCAGCACCCCCTCCCCAGGACCCCGGCGGGCCCCCCCGCCCAGGGCGCAGCCCCCAGGTCCCCCCCGCTGCCCGTCTCCGTGCGGATCAGCCAGGCGGAGAAGCAGCACGCCCGCTCCGAGCTCCAGAACTACCTCAGCGTCCCCCTGAAGGCCGGGAGCCAGGCGGGCAAGAGGGTCAACTCGGTCCCGCCCTGCAGCGCCTCCAGCGGGGACAAGACCCTCTACACCCTCAGCGGCGCTGGGGGCCACGGGCCCCGgccccgcaccccccccaagCAGTTCGTCCcctgggccgccgccgccgccgccgccacccgtTCCCCGGAGCGGCCCGCGCCTCCCGCCCCGCCGCCCGCCCCGTCGGTGGCGGCCCCCCTCTACAGCCCCTTCCCTCTGGGGATGGTCCCGGCCCAGCAGCAGGTGTTCTGCTTCTCCCCCGCCGCCATGAGCCCGGGGCCGATGGAGCCCTTCCAGCAGCAGGCCACCCAGAGGAAGATGCTCCTGGACCCCACCACGGGGAACTACTACCTGGTGGACACCCCGGTCCCGCCCGCCACCAAGAGGCTCTACGACCCCGAGACGGGCCAGTACGTGGACTTCCCCATGCCTCAGCCCCCCATGACCCCCATGACCCCCATGACCCCCATGACCCCTATGACCTCCATGACCCCTATGACCCCTATGACCTCCATGAGTCCCATGTCCCCCATGACCTCCATGACCCCCGTGCCCATGGGGATGTCCCCGATGGCCCTCGGCCCCCCCGGGGCCTACGGCCACACCTACATGTTCTACCCGGGCTTCATGCCCGGCCTGGTCCCCGGCAGGACGCTCTCCCAGCCGCCCCAGATGATGTGCGTGTCCCAGGCCGAGGGTCCGACGGCGGCGGGAGGCGGGGACCACCCCAACGCCGGGGCCTACGCCGAGAGCCCCTACTACCTGGCCACGGGCCCGTCGCCGCAGCAACGgcgccaggccccgcccccgccgccgccgcaggggCCGATGGGCGGGAAGCCGCCGCCGGTGATCAGCATGTCGTCgtcccagcagggggcgccccGCATCGTGGCCCCGCCCTCCTTCGACGGGACCACCATGAGCTTCGTGGTGGAGCACCGGTGAACGGGGGGGGTGAGTGGATCTCTCTCCGCCGCAGTCGTTTTCTTTTCCGGGAACCGGAACTAGActttggcccaatcccatttctaccccttaccccttccccttaccccttcaaaacaagggggaggggtaaggggaaggaggaaggagtaaggggtagaaatgggattgggccaaaaggtgacatatcatagcaccaggtgggagtgtgattagccgttacaagctgaaAATCAGCcttttctgacatcacaaggccgtgtccacctagatgtctgctggatagatcatctaggtggacacgcccactggtgatgtcagaagaggccgattttcaaatcagcttgtaacggctaatcacactcccacctggtggtatgatatgacACCGTTAATGTGTTTGCAGGatgattttgtgtttgttttatagaGCAAACTAGGACAAACTCCAAATGTACGATAAGGGAGCCATAACAGTTAATACACATGTTTCCTTGATATAGATAGTACAACTTTAGGCCGGgctgaccttttgacctctcACATTCACCAAGGCGTGTAAGAAACAACAAACTTCCCGCACCTTTTTATCCTCAGACATCAATAACATAAAAAAGGACGAGGAGAAACATATTTAAACTCTAGTCACTTCATAATTGAAATAATGATATTTGATCCTAGCGTCTCTGGAGCTCCACTAAGGCTGCTGGGATTGACTTAATGTCACGGAGCACGGAGCGTGATGTCAGCCAGCATGAGGGGCTTTGGCCGGGGGGTCTGGCGTTAAGGGTGTGTGGGACCGAGGGGGCGAGCGAGAGCAGGACAGTCTCTTAGCGGGTTACTAGGACGGCGCGGTGCACAACATCAGCTGCCTGGAGGCATCAGGGGCCTGAGAGGGAGGGCCGCCGGAGAGTGGTCACCTCGGGGTCACCTTTttatagagggagggaggtagggagggagagggggagagagagagagagagagagagagagagagagagagagagagagagagagagagagagagagagagagagagagagagagagagagagagagagagagagagagagagagagagagagagagagagggaaatggaaGGAGGGTTTTTTTAGGGAGATAGGGAAAGAGGGTGTtatggggtagagagagagatagaaagaggagaaaggggagataagagagagatagaaaggtgGAGAGGGTAAGAGTGATGTAGAGAGagtggcagagaaagagagagagagggagagagagagtgatggagaaatgttgtgggagagagagagtagtgagAGAGCAACAGTGATTGTGTGGTttcggggagagagggagtgtgaagCCATCCCCCAGTGATTACATAAACAAACGGGGCAGACGTGGTGGCGGACAGCTGGGACGGGCGTGGACACAGGCTCTGGACTTTCCCTCTGGCCGGTCCAGGCTGAAACCAGAACCTGTAATAAGTAGCGGTGGTATTCAAAACAGCGCCTCACACCGGGTTCGGGAGACATCCTAAACCTTGGGTGGCCCCCCTGTCCCTTCCCTTACCTCAGGTTGAAGTATTTTCAAACCAGAATCAAGGGTCGATTTCAGCCCTCCGTGTGTATCCATACAGTCTAATGTTTGTTTCTAGTATCTGTAACGAGTAGAGAGCATAGAGTCCCTTTTTTGAATGTGTGTCAAGTTTATAATAGCTCCTGGTGTTAGATTTTAGTATTGGGTACATTCTTCGACACAGTGCTATTTAAACCGCTCACCGAGAGCCTTACTAATGTCGCTGTCTCTGCGCGGCTATCGGAGACCTAACTCtggaaaaatgtgtgtgtcgTGTTGCGGCGGTGTTTATAGTGGCAGGGCGCGGGTTACCAGGGCTtagtatgtgtgtctttgtttggaTCCCTGCAGACCTGACCTTTGAGGGGCTGAAGGCCTGCGTGTGGCTTTGCCACGCAAAGCCGTGCCAATCGCTTGACCCCTACGGATTGTTCCCgtacgaggaagaggaagaggaagataagGGTGCCTCAGCGGCCGCGTTGAGTTCTCCACGGCAACGCCTCCTCCGTCCCGTCGGAGGTCGTAGGTTGTAGGTCGAAGAAAGGTGGCAGAACGGTTGACGTTTGCGTTTGTTGGTTGATTTGCACGAGAAATGCTTTCCGGCTTTCTACCTTTGTTGCCACTTTGTTTCACAAATGGAAGTATATCCACTCTCTAAGGCACGTTTTGCAATACGTTTTGTACCCTTAAAGCTTCATTGCTTTACAGAATGTATTTTCCGATAGCTAAACGGTGATCGGCACTCCTTGACAAAGAAGATCCCAGGATTTGCATTACAAATAGATTTATTGAGGTTTTCAGTGGCATGCATTCATTTGTAACaagtcaaatgtatttttctataCTTTCATAGCATTAACAATACTTCAGATATATTCAGATGTTTCAGCTGTTGAGTGAATTGCCAAAAAGGATGACTTTGAGATATTGCTGCCCGCTACACTGTTTGAACTCTTACactttacatttttcatttgtttgtgttgttttgtattcAGAGGCGTAGGGAACCGAAAAGTGGAACTGCAGGCCAGTCCATGCCAACGCCATTCTGAAGcttctcaggggggggggggggggggggttaccgaTGCTAAGTCCACAGCCATACACAGATCTTCCCTGCCCACTCCCTCATCCACTCTTAAGTCGTATTCTTAGAGGAAATCTATACTCAAATGGCTGCAATAGTTTTTAaaataacagtgtgtgtgtgtgtgtgtgtgtgtgtgcgtgtgtgtgcgtgtgtgtgtgtgtgtttgtgtcgaaACCCCATTATTTTTAAAGACATGATTGCCTTTTTGCTAAAATGGCCGGCGTTGTATTAAAGAGAAAGCTGTGTTACTGAATGCTTGTGTGGATAGGAAGTTGTTTACAGGAGGGCTAACTGATACTGCGTCATCTCCTCAGCTGCCTCCCTATTGGGCTCTTTTGTTGATTCAAAGTCTAAACTGTTTACTGTGATGCGTGAATAGGCAAATGCTTAGTCTGgaatacttatttttttaaggaAAATTCACATTTTGGAAGAGGTGCAACGTTTTGTAAAGTAGATCATATTTGTCTTAGATTAATTAAAGtagatatgttgttttttttgttttatgtctctgtacatgcatgtgttgcTAATCTGTATCCTTTTTTACTGCTTGATAATTGATCTGTCCGTCTGAATAGAGTATCCACTGGAAATGATTGCTTAGATATACCGCATACAGCATGTGTTGTCAACGTGTATTTCCAATACAGAAAACTTTTCAGACATTCAAGGGAAAATATAACCTGGTACGATAAGAAATGGTAGATGCAATATAGATGATGAATGAAGGATGGATAAAGTGAAAATAAAGCTCAAAAACACAATTGAAACAAATTGTTTGACTATACGTTACAAACTGAGTACACCTATGATGAATGTGAACAGATCATGTGTTGATATCTACTGCTGCTGAACAATGCAAACATACTATTCAACTTCAGTTCAACCTGTATGAATACGTTGTAGAAATTAATCATAAAACCATAAAAACCTGTGATAGCATAGCAGATATCAACATAGCTACGTTGACATCACATTACCATCAGCCTACTCTTGTTCACTTCTTCATGGTTTGTCCCACAGTGTATGGGTACTTGTGCCAGTGCTTTGGAACTCATTCAAATCCAAAGGTCatctaaattaaataaaatgaaacaataaaaaaagttgGAATTAAAATGGGGGAGTAGGTTACAGTGGAATAGTTTGAATGATGATATTGCGGTCGTAGCGGTTACCGGTTCATAGAGTCGACCTGCTAATCTCAGTTGGCCTCGACCGATCTATGGAATGTTTGCATGACTAAATGTCAGCTTAGCGGTGTGCAAACTGGTATGTTCAGCTTAATGAACGGACATCATTCATGGCTGCATTTCTGGCCCGGGGCCCCATGTAGTCACCGGAGAGGGGGGCAACTGAGTTGTCCTGAAGGAATAGCAAGTTCATGTTCCTGATGGCTCCTCCAGACGCATAAGAGTACGGTGTGCATGCACAGAAGCGCTCTAATCGGTGTTTGTCTGTGGCGCATTCCTTCGCGGGGCTATACATAGACGAGCAGAGTTGTGCAGTAACACCGGGTCATGCtcacacagacgtgcacactTTGCAAGACCTGCCGATGTtggttacacacacgcacgccagcgcgcgcgcgcgcgcacacgcacgcacgcacacacacacacacacacacacacacacacacacacacacacacacacacacacacacacacacacacacacacacacacacacacacacacacacaatccgtACATTCAGCCATGCAAACATCCATACATACCgccaatacatacatacataggcctacatacatacatacatacatacatacatacatacatacatacatacatacatacatacatacatacatacatacatacatacgtatatTAAAATTATATTATCTATAATTATATATCATTAAATTACTTTTACCATTGACTATGctacaacaatacaacaatgacaATACTTTTGCATATTTTCTCGTCATTCCAATTTCAGAAGAATGTCTTTAAAATTATATCCAGTAGGTGTCACTAAAGGTCTTGATTTTCAATCTCTCAACAAACCAATAGGATCGCAGTTAGAAGGCGCAGATTGATGACGATATTTATGCGCCCCATTGAAACAGTACATGTGGGTTTGCAAAAGAGAAGTAAAGGCAGATTATAAACTTACCCATGTAAGGAGTACACCTATATACTAGCAGAATTAATTCAGTATTTCACGAATAGTATATTATGTTAAACTTAGACTTAGAACTTGGTCTAAATCAGTGAAATCTCTGCAGGTTAACTTCCATCAGCATCGTTAACTCGCAAGTAAACAACGGCTGCGTCTTCTCGTACTTTTTGACACTATAAAAAGTAGAACATTTCAGTTGATCCGAACCACAAATGTCCGATGAAACCTCAAAAGCCATGAGTTTGGAGGAGCGCACCGCTGAGAAGGGGGCTGATGTTTCAGCCAGTGGGGAGGCACCAGAGCCAGCCGGTGTCCTGTCCAAGAGACAACGCAAGAAACTCCTGAAGCATCAGAAatgggaagaagagagggaactCCGAAAGTGAGTTATTCCAACTCACGGAGACCTTGTACAGTACGATTGAGTCGTTCTGTAGTTGTGCTCTGCAAATCTTTGGATAATATGTTCCATTCTTTTCCTACTTAAAACTACAGTACACAGACTACTTTTTAAAACACAAAcccatcatcctcctccctaTACACAAACGTCAGTCCACACTGCAGCTATGCTTCCTGACATTTAAAACTGTGTTGCAGGGAAAAACGAAAGGAGAGGAAACAACAGCGCCGGCTGGACAGACCGTCGGATGAGacgggagaggggggagcgacCAACAGCAGAAAGCGCCTGCGCCGGGACGCCTCGACCAGCTCGCTGCGTCTGGTGGTGGACTGCAGCTTCGATGAGCTCATGATGCTGAAGGTAAAGAAGGAACCAGCTCATTTTCATCCGCCGTTTCCAATCAGGACTCGTGCATATGTGAGCATGAGGTTCGTGAACGCGGTTGGTCTGAGTTTGATTACATAGCCATCATTTATTTGAATTTACGCAAGTCAGAGAAGTCCTTTAATCATCCCAGATTGGGCGGTCCCATCCATAAGTACAACCGGACAGTGAAATGTACGCAACAAAGACTAGTCAAACCTAAATACAAAATTAGAAAATATATTGCAATGTAAATGCAAAAAGTTAGTTTAACCATAAGACAATTGGGGTAAACATTATTGACTGTCTATCCTGTGTTATTCAACATATACAGTGTAATTTATTGActgattatattattattttgtcttcTCAGGACATACGAAAGCTCCACAGGCAGATTCAGCGGTGCTACGCAGAGAACAGACGAGCCCCTCACCAAGTACAGGTGTGGGATTCGCCCCCGCTTGCTAACCAGCGGATCCACCATGACATCCATAGAGTGTCCATCCCTCGCAGCCTCCTCACATGACATCctttccatccctccccccacagtTCTATCTCACAAGCCTCGGTGGGCAGCTGCAGCAGAACATGGACGACCACGACCAAGGCTGGAGGAACTGGAAGGTAAGGCTGAGCTCTGAGTCTGCCGGCGTTGGCATTCGAGATCTGTTTGGTTTGGAGTCTACTTTCCTACTTTCCTGTGTCTCTTTTACACTGTCCCGTGCATAAAGCTGTAGAGCCAACAAACGGATGTAtcgggaaacacacacacacacacacacacacacacacacacacacacacacacacacacacacacacacacacacacacacacacacatccccgaACCAGAGTTCCATGTGCGTttctaaaggggggggggggtcaccttgCCTCGTACAGGACATCACCGTTAAGACGGAGCACTACATGGAGGTGGTGGGCAAAGAGGAGCTGGTCTACCTGACGTCGGACTCCCCCAACGTGCTGGAGAAACTGGACCCGGCCAAGGCCTACGTGATCGGAGGCCTGGTTGACCACAACCACCACAAGGTCCGGTTGGACTCTGGTTTGGCCACTGCTGGGGGGCGGAGCCATGCATATAGTTAGGATAGGGGATAGTTTCTGTAATAGCACTGTCGTGGTTGACGGAATTATGTTTAGGAATGATGGTAAAGATGGACGTTTGGGGATGGTTTTATCAGGCATAAGTGATAAGGATTTGGGATACATACAATTATTGGAATACTGACTGAGTCGTAAAACACACAAATTGTAATGGGGTAGAAAAGATGCCTGCGTTGTCTCTCAAACCTTTTAGCTCGAATCCTTTCAAACTACTAGTGACGCAACGTGTTATTACTGCTTGAAGAAAACCTCCAGCCTCAGAAAATCCTAGTTTATTTTTGTGAATCGTTTCATTTTACAGCTTGAGACTGCTTCCAGGTTTCCAATCAGCAGTTCATCGGTTTAACGTGGATTTTTCTCTGTAGGGACTCTCGTTTGAGCGGGCCCAGGAGCTCGGCATCGAACACGCGCAGCTCCCGCTGAGCAGCTTCGTCAAGATGAACAGCCGTAAGGTCCTGGCGGTGAACCACGGTGAGAACCCGTTTAATACGAGTACCAACTGTATAAACGAAAACCGTAACAACAGCTCCCTCTCGGGTTAATCACTGGGAATTGCAactgacatttttttatttggcgCAATAGCATTACTTTCGCTGCGTTTGGCTACTCTTCCACTTGTTTGAGAGTTTGGATATAATTTGAATGGAATTATAAATATATCTCAATATAGTTATGTTTTGGGGGGGGTTTGTTTGATAGTTTTTGAGATCATCCTGAAGTATTTGGAGAAGGGCAGCTGGCGAGAAGCCTTCTTCAGCGTTCTGCCCCCGAGGAAAGGAGCGGTGGTCTTGGGGGAGGGAGGCCAGGCTGCCCAGGACAGCGACTCCGACGCGTCGGATCACCAAGCCCCGGACTCCACCACCGACACCACGGTTCCACCAGGGGTCAACCACGTAGAGGCCTCCCACGCTtccaaagaagaagaaaccCAGACATTAACTTATTCTACTGGGGCctcaaaaaaacatgaaaaaaacatctaGCATGGCAATATGGAACATCATTTTACATTTGAAGAGTCATCTCAATTGGACTTGTTTTATTTTGACTGTGactttgttttttctgatgACCAAAATTGTTTCTttgaaataataatttatttatcaATCTTTATTGGTTTTGCATATTTTGAGTTTATTGTTGTGCGACCAGAAAACCATTCATAGTTTCCCCTAACTTTTCAATTGTTcaatttttatttcaacatgaaACCGGCATTTCTGTCCATAGGATGGTATACTTTTGTTGACATTGTAAATAAACTCGCATATGGAAGCACAATctgaattgtgtttttttttaagtgtaatAACCTAGAGTCCtatatcattaaaaaaaaacatatatgaaGCCTAGAATATTTATATCAGTGATTGAAAATTTCATCATCAAAAATAAGGGAGCCAATTAAGAGATCAATcattaaattaaaatgtatttaaaaacacTGCTTTGAACTATACACGCGTTTCACGCGTGTATGCAAATCCCAGCCCGACAGGAAGTTTAAAGGGTCCCATGGCAACACGAAACGGGACGCTCTCCGGCAAGCTCGCAACTATCTTCTCTGGAAGGATATTTAGCAGAGATGCCGCGAAAAGCTTTGAAAGTCGTGACTGAGCTGCACATCCGAACGGTAGGACACCTGCGGTTGTTTTTTATGTTACCTTTATGTATTTTTCAATTccatcattttattttactcGTGCACAAATGTCCCCATAAAACGCCAACTATTATTGGATTCCTCTCATATTCTGTTGAATAAGTCATTTAGAAATGTGAAATATGGCTGATCCTCAcaattttcttattttcttgttTACAAGTATCTCAAAGCTTAAACCGAGTTTTCAGTTTAACTAAAGGGTTAGTAAGAGGCCTATGAATATGTCCGCCCCAAGGTGTCCTGTCCCGGGGTCCATCTGTGGGCCAAGGATTACGTCTACCTCAGTGTGTGCGTCATGGGGCAGTATCAAGAATCCCCGTGTGTCCCTGCCTTCTTCCCGCTGCTTCTTCAGCAGAAGATGACTTTTGAAAAGGTAAACAAAAAGATCATTCACAGTCCAAATTCTCTGTTCCTAATTGGCATAACCTATTGAATATCAAAAGTCTCCTACACTCCCTCTCTGTATGCCTCGATGAATCTTTACATTCAGAGGGTTAGGTGATTGATATTAGGGGCTTATGATGTCAATGTCTAACAACAACCCGTTCTCAGAAagtattttttcttcttctagATATTTCGGTTTGCGGTTGACCCTGGAGACATTGCTGTCATGATGGAGTGTATGTAGTGGTtggttatatttatttttgtaaaacaTTGAACTGGTTTCCTGGTGCGGTAATATGAAAtgttattgaatatatataattattattgatgGTTGATGGATGTCAAGAATGGGGTTACAATTCTTGCCCTATTGCGGGGGGCAAGAagtaaggggtgtgtgtgtgtgtgtgtgtgtgtgtgtgtgtgtgtgtgtgtgtgtgtgtgtgtgtgtgtgtgtgtgtgtgtgtgtgtgtgtgtgtgtgtgtgtgtgtgtgagagagacaaagacaaactAATCGAAATGTGAGCTGCATGAAAAAGTGTGTTTTTATCTTCAGACGAGACTGTCACAATGGAATTGGTGCAGCTGACTCATCCAGGTGAtatccacgcacgcacgcacgcacacacacgcacacgcacacacacacacttgtcattcaGCCAGTAACCATGCTTCCTCTGTTGTCAGACGGGAACACCCTGGCATCGTTCGAAGAAGACTCCCGCAATTTCCTCTTCCCTCAGCCCAAGCTGGTCCCGTCCTACTCTGGTGTTGGGAGAGAGGTTCTGATGACACGTGCACCCCACTTTCCGGTAAATTCAGACCCAAGTTCACAAGCTATATGAGACTACGTTGGACGTTGGCTATACTGTGAAAAAAACAAGTTTGATCAGGTCCTGATATATACCTGGAAAAGTCCCCTTTTTGTGTCTTCTCTGTATCTTCCATTTTCTAGCTCACATTTTTTGGTGTAAACGACCAAATCATATCAAAgtattacattttaaattatcgACATGCTAGCAGACAACAGACAGCAACATTGAGTCAATCCTGCATTCTATCCTTTAACTATTATCTATCTTCCATAGGGTATTGCTCCGAGGCTGGAGTTCTGGACCAAAACCACCATCTGTGAATGTTCAGCCGTCGCAGACAGCAACGTTTACCCAAACGTATCCACGGTAGGACTGGACCTCAGTGAGCTGTTTATGTGTCTCAATGCAGATCTGGGTGGTTCTGGATGACAGGCCTTGTTACCAGATGATGTCGTCCAAACTGACCTGCAGCAGGTTCAgatccatgtcattaaggaggtACGGGGTCAGTGGGGAACCTGCTCCATGATGCCTATGGTACAGTATGGacgctggggatcgaacccagtaaccGAAACACCCGGCACCGTCCTGCGCATACTTGCTAGGCCATACTTATACCTTGTTAATCTCCGATAAGATTTAAAGATTACATCATCGGTTAACCTGTGTTTATCTGTTCTGCTGGG from Gadus morhua chromosome 17, gadMor3.0, whole genome shotgun sequence includes these protein-coding regions:
- the trmt10a gene encoding tRNA methyltransferase 10 homolog A encodes the protein MSDETSKAMSLEERTAEKGADVSASGEAPEPAGVLSKRQRKKLLKHQKWEEERELRKEKRKERKQQRRLDRPSDETGEGGATNSRKRLRRDASTSSLRLVVDCSFDELMMLKDIRKLHRQIQRCYAENRRAPHQVQFYLTSLGGQLQQNMDDHDQGWRNWKDITVKTEHYMEVVGKEELVYLTSDSPNVLEKLDPAKAYVIGGLVDHNHHKGLSFERAQELGIEHAQLPLSSFVKMNSRKVLAVNHVFEIILKYLEKGSWREAFFSVLPPRKGAVVLGEGGQAAQDSDSDASDHQAPDSTTDTTVPPGVNHVEASHASKEEETQTLTYSTGASKKHEKNI